One window of the Armatimonadota bacterium genome contains the following:
- the mgtE gene encoding magnesium transporter: MRADEPTFIEQLKSLSRVEDPSIVREMLVGVQAEDLAEGLSRIELDEGLSILRKLDVEQASELLVEMPTETARKFVAELPDTTLAHYLDILPMDDALDLREELGDERFESLLEVIPTEDAEEIRRLMSYPEDSVGQLMTERFFEVMPDMTVKELLADIRRASDEKYETVNDLYVLDLNRHVLGVFSLRKAIRAASDVTARELMRTDLVTCKATDSAEEAARLMSRYGFYALPVLDWAGRMVGLFTGDDAQEVLQESETEDVLAMGAVIGPAEPYLSLGLGQLVRRRLPWLMILFVAEFLTAMVLRHYTGVAEEGGKTTLAQLMVFIPLLIGAGGNSGSQVTTTITRALAIGEIKAADAWVVLQREFVLSLCIGSALGVVGFGRALLWGSGMPISLTVAIALPAIIMWAACVGSLLPIAAKRVGIDPAVMSAPFIATLVDATGLVIFFETALRLLPKGF; this comes from the coding sequence TTGAGAGCCGACGAACCGACCTTTATCGAGCAGCTCAAATCGCTGAGCCGAGTCGAGGACCCCTCGATCGTTCGCGAAATGCTCGTCGGCGTCCAGGCGGAAGACCTCGCCGAAGGGCTTTCCCGCATCGAGCTCGACGAGGGCCTGTCGATCCTGCGCAAGCTGGACGTCGAGCAAGCCTCGGAGCTGCTGGTCGAGATGCCCACCGAGACGGCGCGCAAGTTCGTCGCGGAGCTTCCCGACACCACCCTCGCCCATTATCTCGACATCCTGCCGATGGACGACGCGCTGGACCTGCGCGAAGAGCTCGGCGACGAGCGGTTTGAATCGCTGCTTGAGGTCATCCCCACAGAAGACGCCGAAGAGATCCGGCGCCTGATGTCGTATCCGGAGGACTCGGTCGGCCAGCTCATGACCGAGCGCTTTTTCGAGGTCATGCCCGACATGACCGTCAAGGAGCTTCTTGCCGACATCCGCAGGGCTTCGGACGAGAAGTACGAGACGGTCAACGACCTTTATGTGCTGGACCTCAACCGGCACGTTCTGGGCGTTTTCAGCCTGCGCAAGGCGATCCGAGCCGCTTCCGACGTGACCGCACGGGAGCTGATGCGCACGGACCTCGTCACCTGCAAAGCCACAGACAGCGCCGAAGAGGCGGCGCGTTTGATGTCCCGCTATGGCTTTTACGCTTTGCCCGTGCTCGACTGGGCCGGGCGCATGGTCGGCCTCTTCACCGGTGACGACGCGCAAGAGGTTCTGCAGGAATCGGAAACCGAGGACGTGCTGGCGATGGGCGCGGTCATCGGCCCGGCAGAGCCCTACTTGTCCTTGGGTCTCGGCCAGCTTGTGCGCAGGCGGCTGCCTTGGTTGATGATCCTGTTCGTGGCAGAGTTCCTGACGGCCATGGTGCTCCGGCACTACACCGGGGTCGCGGAGGAGGGCGGCAAGACGACCCTGGCTCAACTCATGGTGTTCATCCCGCTGCTCATCGGAGCGGGCGGAAACTCGGGCTCCCAGGTGACCACCACCATCACCCGCGCCCTTGCCATCGGCGAAATAAAAGCTGCCGACGCATGGGTGGTTCTGCAGCGGGAGTTTGTCCTGTCGCTGTGCATCGGCTCGGCGCTGGGAGTTGTGGGGTTTGGCCGCGCCTTGCTCTGGGGCTCCGGGATGCCGATCAGCCTGACCGTCGCCATCGCCCTGCCGGCCATCATCATGTGGGCGGCGTGTGTTGGGAGTTTGCTTCCGATTGCCGCCAAGAGGGTGGGCATCGACCCGGCCGTCATGAGTGCGCCCTTCATCGCCACGCTCGTCGACGCCACAGGACTTGTTATCTTCTTCGAAACCGCGCTGCGCCTGCTGCCAAAAGGCTTCTAA
- the tilS gene encoding tRNA lysidine(34) synthetase TilS — translation MDEIVERFTKWVQNRGLIPPGARVLVGYSGGADSTCLVHLLWRLKGDVANGENGENGEIGENGESGESGESGEIQSGQLSQFSPHSQLSPPPFPSRPPFTLVAAHLHHGQRQEADEELLKCDAFCQSLGIPFMSGKADVPEIARLHKIGLEEAGRQARYAFFEKAAKQMECDLIATAHTQSDLVESVLLNLTRGAGMSGLAGIPERRDNVIRPLLGFSRAETRAYCEEHDLWFHDDPANDDLAFSRSRIRLNVMPELAALNPKVEEAIARAASVMREEDAFLDGAAAAALEQAETPLNGALRFLTLTCEAAFRQSDLLHLPQVLRVRAIRLLFEAFGGSADHDLSIETCEELSQSVQGSRTAEGGTSVIEWSEGTVHARALEVLEPFRYPLAHPGETDSEVFGWRFVAEPTGEAPEVQQRDSLSIVFDLSRVKGNLFFRQAEPGDRIQPLGFAGQRKLSDLLSEASLTQAARRRLPIVCDLAGPLWVPGVCLGDRAAPQRGSWSSTGPDQAAIEQGLSQKRGPVGHFLRLTFGPIIR, via the coding sequence TTGGACGAGATCGTCGAGCGGTTCACCAAATGGGTTCAAAACAGGGGGTTGATTCCTCCTGGCGCGAGGGTGCTGGTGGGGTACTCCGGCGGGGCGGATTCGACGTGTCTGGTGCACTTGCTCTGGAGGTTGAAGGGGGATGTTGCTAATGGAGAGAATGGTGAGAATGGTGAGATTGGTGAGAATGGCGAGAGCGGTGAGAGCGGTGAGAGCGGTGAGATTCAATCCGGGCAACTCTCACAATTCTCACCACACTCACAACTCTCACCGCCCCCGTTTCCTTCTCGACCCCCCTTCACCCTCGTCGCCGCGCACCTGCACCACGGCCAGAGGCAGGAAGCCGATGAGGAACTCCTGAAGTGCGATGCGTTCTGCCAGAGTCTGGGTATCCCCTTCATGAGCGGCAAAGCCGACGTGCCCGAGATCGCACGGCTGCACAAGATCGGGCTCGAAGAAGCAGGCCGGCAGGCGCGCTATGCGTTCTTCGAGAAAGCGGCAAAACAGATGGAGTGCGACCTGATCGCGACAGCCCACACGCAGAGCGACTTGGTGGAATCCGTGCTCCTCAACCTGACGCGCGGAGCGGGTATGTCCGGCCTTGCGGGCATCCCCGAGCGCCGCGACAACGTCATTCGGCCCCTGCTCGGCTTCAGCCGCGCCGAAACCCGCGCTTACTGTGAGGAGCACGATCTCTGGTTCCACGACGACCCGGCCAACGACGACCTGGCGTTCTCTCGCTCGCGAATTCGGCTCAACGTAATGCCGGAGCTTGCGGCCTTGAACCCCAAGGTCGAGGAGGCCATTGCCCGCGCGGCCTCCGTGATGCGCGAAGAGGACGCCTTCCTTGATGGAGCCGCCGCGGCGGCGCTGGAGCAGGCTGAGACGCCGTTGAACGGAGCGCTTCGGTTCCTCACCCTCACCTGTGAAGCGGCCTTTCGCCAGTCGGATCTCCTCCACTTACCACAGGTCTTGCGCGTACGGGCGATCCGCTTGCTCTTTGAGGCTTTTGGCGGATCTGCGGATCACGATTTGAGCATAGAAACTTGTGAAGAACTATCACAATCGGTGCAAGGATCACGGACCGCCGAAGGAGGGACATCGGTTATCGAGTGGTCCGAAGGAACGGTTCATGCCCGCGCGCTTGAGGTGCTCGAGCCGTTTCGCTATCCTTTGGCCCATCCAGGCGAGACCGACTCTGAGGTGTTCGGCTGGAGGTTCGTCGCTGAGCCGACTGGCGAGGCGCCAGAAGTCCAGCAGCGAGACTCGCTGAGCATCGTTTTCGACCTTTCGCGGGTCAAGGGCAACCTCTTCTTCCGTCAAGCCGAACCTGGCGACCGGATCCAGCCGTTGGGGTTCGCCGGGCAGCGAAAGCTCTCAGACCTCCTTAGCGAAGCCAGTCTCACCCAAGCCGCCCGAAGGCGCCTTCCCATCGTGTGCGATCTGGCCGGGCCGCTCTGGGTGCCGGGCGTCTGCCTGGGCGATCGCGCCGCTCCTCAGAGAGGTTCATGGAGCTCAACAGGGCCAGACCAGGCAGCCATCGAGCAGGGTCTGAGCCAGAAAAGAGGACCTGTCGGGCATTTTTTGCGTCTTACCTTTGGGCCGATAATCCGATAG
- the ftsH gene encoding ATP-dependent zinc metalloprotease FtsH: MALWNLMGTGSGLMAGERPIPLTMSQLLAKADQVEAAEWASGQVTGTFKEDHKKFVTQVPPESTQISSKLFDALLEKGVLDYKGPGAGATILGLLGILAVPIMVLLMIWFFVFRPMQMGGNQAMSFGRSRAKRVGESTPKITFDDVAGIDEAKEELYEIVDFLKNTKKYTALGAKIPKGILLTGPPGVGKTHLARAIAGEAGVPFFHISGSDFVEMFVGVGAARVRDLFETAKAHRPSLIFIDEIDAVGRQRGAGLGGGHDEREQTLNQLLVEMDGFDPNSGVIMIAATNRPDVLDPALLRPGRFDRHIVVDVPDANGREAILKIHAKGKPLESNIDLNAIGRRTPGFTGADLANMLNEGALLAARRNHSKVRQDDLEDALDRTIAGPERKSRIMSASERKIIAYHEAGHAVVGELLEHTDPVHKVTVLPRGMSLGSTWQLPIEDKHLISKQELIDDITALLAGRVAEEIVFGEVTTGASNDLERVTRIARAMICEYGMSEKLGTLSIGKRGHNPFLGRDYTMDERNYSEDVARMIDEEVRELVDRCHRRAHDILTQNRSKLDAIVDALFERETLDREEFLAVLQGRELPLKKVPSSPQPELELDPGHEAPKSGKAKPKPQLEPGTAQA, encoded by the coding sequence ATGGCCCTTTGGAACCTCATGGGCACGGGCTCAGGGCTCATGGCGGGCGAAAGGCCCATCCCCCTAACCATGTCCCAGCTTTTGGCGAAGGCGGACCAAGTTGAGGCGGCCGAGTGGGCTAGCGGCCAGGTCACCGGCACGTTCAAGGAAGACCATAAGAAGTTCGTGACACAGGTGCCTCCTGAGAGCACTCAGATTTCCTCGAAGCTCTTCGATGCCTTGCTTGAGAAGGGCGTTCTGGACTACAAAGGGCCGGGCGCAGGCGCAACGATTCTGGGCCTTTTGGGCATCCTCGCGGTGCCGATCATGGTCCTTCTCATGATCTGGTTCTTTGTTTTTCGCCCGATGCAGATGGGCGGGAACCAGGCGATGAGCTTCGGGCGCAGCCGGGCCAAACGCGTGGGCGAATCCACACCCAAGATCACGTTCGACGACGTGGCGGGAATCGACGAGGCCAAGGAAGAGCTTTACGAGATCGTGGACTTCCTCAAGAACACGAAGAAGTACACGGCTCTCGGCGCGAAGATCCCGAAGGGAATCCTGCTCACGGGACCTCCGGGCGTTGGCAAGACCCACTTGGCCCGGGCGATCGCTGGGGAAGCGGGTGTACCGTTCTTCCATATCAGCGGATCGGACTTTGTCGAGATGTTCGTTGGCGTCGGTGCGGCGCGTGTGCGCGATCTTTTTGAAACGGCCAAGGCCCACCGCCCGAGCCTTATTTTTATCGACGAAATCGACGCCGTGGGGCGCCAGCGCGGCGCGGGTCTTGGCGGTGGCCACGACGAACGCGAGCAGACCCTAAACCAACTGCTAGTTGAGATGGACGGTTTCGACCCGAACAGCGGCGTCATCATGATCGCGGCCACCAACCGGCCGGACGTTCTAGACCCCGCGCTGCTGCGTCCGGGCCGTTTCGACCGCCACATTGTGGTGGACGTGCCCGACGCGAACGGCCGCGAAGCGATCCTCAAGATTCACGCCAAGGGCAAACCGCTCGAAAGCAATATCGACCTGAATGCCATCGGGCGAAGGACGCCTGGCTTCACGGGCGCCGACCTCGCAAACATGCTGAACGAGGGCGCCTTGCTCGCCGCGCGAAGAAACCACTCCAAGGTCCGGCAGGACGACTTGGAAGACGCGCTGGACCGAACGATCGCCGGTCCCGAACGCAAGAGCCGCATCATGAGCGCCAGCGAGCGCAAGATCATCGCCTATCATGAGGCGGGCCACGCCGTAGTAGGTGAGCTTCTAGAGCACACCGATCCTGTTCACAAGGTAACGGTCCTCCCGCGCGGCATGTCTTTGGGATCCACCTGGCAGCTTCCGATTGAGGACAAGCACCTTATCTCCAAGCAGGAGCTCATCGACGACATCACGGCGCTTCTTGCAGGCCGGGTCGCCGAGGAGATCGTGTTCGGCGAGGTGACCACTGGTGCGAGCAACGACTTGGAGCGCGTGACGCGCATCGCCCGGGCCATGATCTGCGAATACGGCATGAGCGAGAAGCTTGGGACGCTTTCAATCGGCAAACGCGGCCACAACCCGTTCCTCGGCCGCGATTACACGATGGATGAGCGCAACTACTCCGAAGACGTCGCTAGGATGATCGACGAAGAGGTCCGGGAACTCGTCGACCGATGCCATCGCCGTGCTCACGACATCTTGACCCAGAACCGATCCAAACTCGATGCGATCGTGGACGCCTTGTTCGAACGCGAAACGCTCGACCGGGAAGAGTTCTTGGCCGTCCTTCAAGGCCGGGAACTGCCGCTCAAGAAGGTGCCCAGTTCGCCCCAGCCCGAGTTGGAACTTGACCCTGGGCACGAGGCTCCCAAGAGTGGGAAGGCGAAGCCCAAGCCACAACTGGAGCCCGGCACGGCGCAAGCCTGA
- a CDS encoding tetratricopeptide repeat protein — protein sequence MAQVMDVQATFQRGFDFRCEGRYAEARAEFQKVLSEDPAHADSRWQLGLIQGFEGDFDGSLETLTSVVGGHPNHVKARYDLAMTQMMLGMLDEAAENFRSVLRLDPSHEDAAKQLSYFGG from the coding sequence ATGGCCCAGGTTATGGACGTGCAAGCGACATTTCAGCGGGGGTTCGACTTTCGATGCGAAGGTCGGTATGCCGAGGCGCGTGCGGAATTTCAGAAGGTCCTTAGCGAGGATCCGGCACATGCCGACAGCCGTTGGCAGCTCGGATTGATCCAAGGTTTCGAGGGTGACTTTGACGGTTCGCTCGAAACGTTGACGTCAGTGGTCGGTGGACATCCGAACCACGTGAAGGCGCGTTACGACCTCGCGATGACCCAGATGATGCTTGGGATGCTCGACGAAGCGGCTGAGAACTTCAGGTCGGTTTTGCGGCTGGACCCGAGCCACGAGGACGCCGCCAAGCAGCTGAGCTATTTCGGGGGCTAA
- the mtnA gene encoding S-methyl-5-thioribose-1-phosphate isomerase, with product MIRPMEWKGEYLALLDQRLLPGTEVWLELSTVEQVADAIREMAVRGAPAIGIAAAYGMALAARDGMDQTAAHKLLFETRPTAVNLGWALDRVSSLGVWESGAVLSEAHAIEAEDLECNRRIGANGLSLVPEGARILTICNTGGLATAGHGTALGIIRTAYEAGRVAHVYSCETRPRQQGLRLTAWELLQDGIPFHSIADGAAASLMRAGRIDLAVAGADRIAANGDTANKIGTYSLAVLAHHHGIPFVIAAPSSTLDPSLESGDGIPIEERSPEELTHFDSAAAAPAGCPVYNPAFDVTPADLITAIVTEMGVFRAPYRLSQTKIGTNGL from the coding sequence ATGATCCGGCCGATGGAGTGGAAAGGGGAATACCTCGCACTTCTGGATCAGCGCCTGTTGCCAGGGACCGAGGTCTGGCTAGAGCTCTCCACCGTCGAGCAGGTGGCCGACGCCATCCGCGAAATGGCGGTCCGGGGAGCGCCAGCCATCGGCATCGCCGCCGCCTATGGGATGGCGCTGGCCGCGCGGGACGGGATGGACCAAACCGCCGCCCACAAGCTTCTTTTTGAAACCCGGCCCACCGCCGTCAACCTGGGTTGGGCGTTGGATCGCGTTTCTTCGCTTGGGGTCTGGGAGTCCGGCGCCGTGCTCTCAGAGGCGCACGCTATCGAGGCGGAGGACCTGGAGTGCAACCGCCGAATCGGCGCGAACGGCCTGAGCCTCGTGCCGGAAGGGGCGCGCATCCTCACGATCTGCAACACCGGTGGCCTGGCCACCGCTGGGCACGGCACGGCGCTTGGCATCATCCGAACCGCCTATGAGGCGGGGCGAGTAGCCCACGTCTATTCCTGCGAGACGCGGCCCCGGCAACAGGGTCTGCGGTTGACCGCCTGGGAGCTTCTGCAGGACGGCATTCCCTTCCATTCGATCGCCGATGGCGCGGCGGCTTCGCTGATGCGGGCGGGCAGAATCGACCTGGCCGTTGCCGGCGCGGACCGCATCGCTGCAAACGGTGATACCGCCAACAAGATCGGAACCTATTCGCTGGCGGTCTTGGCGCACCACCACGGGATTCCGTTTGTCATTGCCGCCCCGTCCTCGACCCTTGACCCTTCGCTCGAAAGCGGGGACGGGATTCCAATAGAGGAGCGATCGCCCGAGGAGCTAACGCACTTCGATTCGGCGGCCGCGGCCCCGGCCGGCTGTCCGGTCTACAATCCCGCCTTTGACGTCACGCCCGCCGATCTGATCACAGCAATCGTGACGGAAATGGGTGTTTTTCGTGCCCCTTACCGTCTCTCGCAAACGAAAATTGGAACCAATGGGTTATGA
- a CDS encoding thymidine phosphorylase, producing MDAIELIARRRDGKRQSKEELRAIAFGAASGSIPDYQLAAWLMAAYLNPLTDDETADLTVAMAESGALLDLSRLPQPTLDKHSTGGVGDKTTIVLLPLLTACGVTMVKMSGPGLGITGGTVDKLQSIPGFRMDLSTHEMEQQAARIGIAITGQTPDLAPADKALYALRDVTATVGSVPLIVSSILCKKLAGGSKNVVIDLKCGCGGFMPDLEHARELALALMATSGRIGLNLRIAITDMDQPLGVAAGNALEVKEAIATLRGVGPPRFAEHCLTLASLGLMAVGKASSDEEGRRIADEAIRSGRALQKAQEWVLAQGGDGRIFADEDWLRAPIRAVVPVNGEAGAVARVSARIVGQAVVDLGGGRKRKGDSIDPRVGIRTLIEVGSRVAPGQPLFEVHAADEASAREAADALREAVFVGQGPVGPVHPLLEVIGG from the coding sequence ATGGATGCCATCGAGTTGATCGCAAGGAGGCGCGACGGAAAGCGCCAGTCGAAGGAGGAGCTCCGAGCGATCGCGTTCGGCGCGGCTTCCGGCAGCATCCCGGACTACCAGTTGGCTGCTTGGCTCATGGCGGCCTACTTGAACCCACTCACCGATGACGAAACGGCCGATTTGACCGTTGCGATGGCGGAGAGCGGCGCCCTATTGGACCTTTCGAGGCTGCCGCAGCCCACGCTCGACAAACATAGCACCGGCGGGGTCGGGGACAAGACCACGATCGTCCTGCTTCCGCTCTTGACGGCTTGCGGCGTCACCATGGTCAAGATGAGCGGGCCCGGGCTCGGCATCACCGGCGGCACGGTGGACAAGCTTCAGTCCATCCCCGGCTTCCGCATGGACCTTTCGACTCACGAAATGGAGCAGCAAGCGGCCCGGATCGGCATCGCCATCACGGGACAGACTCCCGACCTCGCACCGGCAGACAAGGCGCTCTACGCGCTCAGAGATGTGACCGCCACCGTGGGCTCCGTGCCGCTCATCGTATCGAGCATTCTCTGCAAGAAGCTGGCGGGAGGCTCGAAGAACGTCGTGATCGATCTCAAGTGCGGGTGCGGCGGCTTCATGCCGGACCTGGAGCATGCGCGCGAACTGGCGCTGGCGCTCATGGCCACGTCGGGCCGCATCGGGCTGAACCTCAGAATCGCCATCACCGACATGGACCAGCCGCTGGGGGTCGCGGCGGGCAATGCCCTTGAGGTCAAAGAAGCGATCGCCACCCTTCGGGGAGTGGGCCCGCCGCGTTTCGCTGAGCACTGCCTGACGCTGGCCTCGCTTGGCTTGATGGCTGTTGGCAAGGCCTCAAGCGATGAGGAAGGGCGCCGGATCGCCGATGAGGCGATCCGCTCGGGCAGAGCGCTGCAGAAGGCGCAGGAATGGGTCCTTGCTCAAGGGGGAGACGGCAGGATCTTCGCGGATGAAGACTGGTTGCGGGCACCGATTCGCGCGGTTGTGCCCGTTAATGGAGAAGCCGGGGCCGTGGCCAGGGTCTCGGCGCGCATCGTGGGCCAGGCCGTGGTCGATCTTGGCGGCGGACGCAAACGCAAGGGGGATTCAATAGACCCCAGGGTTGGCATTAGGACATTGATTGAAGTGGGCAGCCGAGTCGCGCCAGGACAGCCGCTCTTTGAAGTGCACGCGGCCGATGAGGCCTCGGCGCGAGAAGCCGCTGATGCGCTGAGGGAAGCCGTGTTTGTGGGTCAAGGGCCTGTTGGTCCCGTTCACCCCTTGCTCGAGGTGATCGGCGGGTGA
- a CDS encoding PEP-CTERM sorting domain-containing protein, producing MNTVQRSLRTIGCAIVVAVAFAPANGQEVIAGLDHWTTVSPVTLPLDGVGPIDFCGAPISPTLGSTDTIVQRSGSLDLGSGPSTVPIELVALSLTSCQPITADFGGGAMPWDVKATVLPGASGGSMTIRKTHANGGTFDSQFFVRPTFLFTQVGNPIVTHVIDTQTFTFFSLGRPWSCIPESNMLLVPGPDPDPNANFHVGAPANHWDFFPPGTVPFAGSAAWNMHLTVVPEPSALAGLVLAIGILIRRKR from the coding sequence ATGAATACCGTACAGCGAAGCCTGCGCACGATTGGGTGCGCCATCGTAGTTGCCGTGGCCTTTGCCCCAGCGAACGGGCAGGAGGTAATCGCAGGTCTTGACCACTGGACCACCGTATCCCCGGTCACACTTCCCCTTGACGGAGTCGGCCCCATCGACTTTTGTGGCGCGCCGATTTCACCGACGCTCGGCTCGACCGACACGATCGTACAGAGATCGGGGTCGCTGGACCTTGGCTCTGGGCCCTCGACCGTTCCGATCGAGCTTGTCGCGCTTTCACTCACCAGCTGCCAGCCGATTACCGCGGACTTCGGTGGCGGCGCCATGCCTTGGGACGTGAAAGCGACCGTACTGCCTGGGGCTTCGGGCGGCTCCATGACCATCCGAAAGACGCATGCCAACGGCGGGACCTTCGACTCGCAGTTCTTCGTGAGGCCCACCTTCTTGTTTACCCAGGTCGGCAATCCGATCGTGACCCACGTGATCGATACCCAGACATTCACGTTCTTTTCGCTCGGGCGGCCTTGGTCTTGCATTCCGGAGTCGAATATGTTGCTGGTTCCCGGCCCCGACCCCGATCCGAACGCGAATTTCCATGTGGGCGCGCCTGCGAACCATTGGGATTTCTTCCCACCGGGAACGGTGCCGTTTGCGGGCAGCGCCGCGTGGAACATGCACTTGACAGTCGTCCCAGAGCCTTCAGCGCTTGCGGGGCTGGTGCTGGCGATTGGGATTCTGATCCGGCGCAAGCGTTAG
- a CDS encoding PEP-CTERM sorting domain-containing protein yields MRRLIFALSAACVAAASPASFVFFDDFETGDFSNWDGTTGSGTDPGSVQNSVVYQGNFAARMSGSTTSGVVNGRYANFTSTGAAQPLFFDFYMKLGAASGNNRHYAEIRSYSGDAFLSGSLEQLLAMGAYNATTNMIDASGNVSTGSNGSKWQVRTAFAGYANGGWFVLDQAANRTTDWTHFRMEIGPNTLQVYVDGVAGLAAPISRGNSSTIDCMVFSSRLSSVNNDGYFDNMGFGIVPEPSSLAVIGIGLLAFCRRRR; encoded by the coding sequence ATGAGAAGGTTGATCTTTGCGCTAAGTGCCGCCTGTGTCGCTGCGGCAAGCCCCGCTAGCTTTGTCTTTTTCGACGATTTTGAGACGGGCGACTTTTCCAATTGGGACGGCACGACAGGCTCGGGCACCGACCCCGGCAGCGTGCAGAACTCGGTCGTCTATCAGGGAAACTTCGCGGCTAGAATGTCAGGGTCCACAACGTCCGGCGTAGTCAACGGCCGGTATGCGAACTTCACATCGACAGGCGCCGCTCAGCCCCTGTTCTTCGACTTCTATATGAAGCTCGGCGCCGCGAGCGGAAACAACCGCCATTACGCCGAGATTCGCTCCTATTCGGGAGACGCGTTCCTCTCGGGAAGCTTGGAGCAGCTACTCGCCATGGGGGCCTACAACGCCACCACGAACATGATCGACGCCTCTGGCAACGTAAGCACTGGAAGCAACGGCAGCAAGTGGCAAGTCCGAACGGCCTTTGCGGGCTATGCCAACGGTGGCTGGTTCGTGTTGGACCAGGCCGCCAATCGGACTACCGACTGGACCCACTTCCGGATGGAGATCGGACCCAACACGCTCCAGGTCTATGTGGACGGTGTCGCGGGTCTGGCTGCACCGATATCGCGTGGCAACTCGAGCACGATCGACTGCATGGTGTTTTCCAGCAGGCTGTCCTCCGTCAACAATGACGGCTACTTCGACAACATGGGCTTTGGCATCGTGCCTGAACCCTCAAGCCTTGCCGTGATCGGGATCGGCCTGTTGGCTTTTTGCCGCCGTCGCCGATAA
- a CDS encoding peptidase S10, with protein MPEDVPNPQEPKKDDEPKIPLTVDQAPIITEHSISIGGKKLEYTATTGMLPLKNETGEVEAGVFFVHYAKKGAAAEPSNRPLMFSFNGGPGSSSIWLHFGAVGPKRAVLNPDGSLPPPPYQLEDNAYTWLKDADLVFIDPVGTGFSRPAKASLGEKFWGVKGDIESVGEFIRLFLTRFERWASPLFLVGESYGTTRAAGLSGHLLEKGIAFSGIVLVSSILNMQTARFHKGNDLPYVLFLPTYTATAWYHKRLPKDLQGDLGKALAEAEAYASGDYVLALAKGNRLTGAERSRAIAKLSRLTGLSRDYIDQADLRIQIHRFCKELLRKEKRTVGRLDSRFKGIDPIGTGDVPEHDPSMTAIRPPYTAMFNDYVSRTLGYKTDVPYLVSAWGTRLSEKWDWGSSAEGYTDTSESLRSAFSKNPHMKVFVASGYYDLATPYFATKYTVAHMGLDPELTGNISTGEYEAGHMMYIHDASLNKLHKDVASFLKSCSK; from the coding sequence ATGCCCGAAGACGTGCCCAACCCTCAAGAACCGAAGAAGGACGACGAGCCGAAGATCCCCCTGACGGTGGATCAAGCTCCCATCATCACCGAGCACAGCATCTCGATCGGCGGCAAGAAGCTGGAATACACCGCCACCACCGGCATGCTGCCGCTCAAGAACGAGACCGGAGAGGTCGAGGCCGGGGTGTTCTTCGTGCATTACGCGAAGAAGGGCGCCGCCGCTGAGCCCTCAAATCGGCCCTTGATGTTCTCGTTCAACGGTGGCCCAGGCAGTTCCTCGATCTGGCTGCACTTTGGCGCGGTGGGGCCCAAGCGGGCTGTTTTGAACCCGGACGGCAGCCTCCCACCCCCTCCCTACCAGCTTGAGGACAACGCTTACACCTGGCTCAAGGACGCCGACCTGGTGTTCATCGATCCCGTGGGAACGGGCTTCAGTCGCCCCGCCAAAGCGAGCCTCGGCGAGAAGTTCTGGGGCGTAAAGGGCGATATCGAGTCGGTTGGTGAGTTCATCCGGCTGTTCCTCACCCGTTTCGAGCGCTGGGCCTCGCCCCTGTTCCTGGTCGGGGAGAGCTATGGCACCACGCGCGCCGCCGGGCTCTCCGGGCACCTTCTGGAGAAGGGCATCGCGTTCAGTGGAATCGTCCTGGTCAGCAGCATCTTGAACATGCAGACCGCGCGCTTCCACAAGGGGAACGACCTTCCTTATGTGCTCTTCCTGCCGACCTACACGGCGACCGCTTGGTATCACAAGCGGCTCCCGAAGGACCTTCAAGGCGATCTCGGCAAGGCACTGGCCGAAGCAGAGGCCTACGCCTCGGGCGATTATGTGCTTGCCCTCGCCAAGGGCAACCGCCTCACCGGCGCTGAGCGATCGCGCGCCATCGCCAAGCTAAGCCGCCTTACCGGCCTCAGCCGAGACTACATCGACCAAGCGGACTTGCGCATCCAGATCCACCGGTTCTGCAAGGAGCTTCTGCGCAAGGAGAAGCGAACAGTTGGCCGCCTCGACAGCCGCTTCAAAGGCATCGACCCGATCGGCACCGGAGACGTGCCTGAGCACGATCCGAGCATGACCGCGATCCGCCCGCCCTACACGGCGATGTTCAACGACTACGTCAGCCGAACGCTCGGATACAAAACGGACGTCCCCTATCTGGTCTCCGCCTGGGGCACCAGACTCTCAGAGAAGTGGGATTGGGGCAGCTCGGCGGAAGGCTACACCGACACCAGCGAGTCGCTGCGGAGCGCCTTCAGCAAGAACCCGCACATGAAGGTCTTCGTCGCGAGTGGCTATTACGATCTGGCGACGCCCTACTTCGCAACGAAATACACGGTCGCGCACATGGGCCTCGACCCGGAGCTCACGGGCAACATCTCCACCGGCGAATACGAGGCCGGGCACATGATGTACATCCACGACGCCTCGCTCAACAAGCTGCACAAGGACGTCGCGAGCTTCTTGAAGTCCTGTTCGAAGTGA